In the genome of Cryptomeria japonica chromosome 8, Sugi_1.0, whole genome shotgun sequence, one region contains:
- the LOC131037909 gene encoding putative leucine-rich repeat receptor-like serine/threonine-protein kinase At2g24130: MEAALSHGTQGFPVRIVLLLMLWLIALPPLITAGNACLLEERNYLLDFKEAVVDKYKSLDSWQGLNCCMWNGVGCDFHTGHVTRLELQAYDLGGKIHSSLFQLAYLEFLDLSSNDFSDIPIPSDLGKLKRLTFLDMYGSGFSGPIPKSLINLTSLLHLDLSYNFLSAKIPVWFENLTSHLNSLYLSASDLYDSVPPNLLRTAERLQEIDIFGNSDLVGDISFIGEQRSSSLTSINLSGNKFTGAIPPSVGNHSALVYLVLHGNQLNGTIPPTISKLVNLKQLMLSSNSLSGVFPLSLLNNLTRLEALYLSDNHLTVRIDSTWIPQFDNLGYLALGSCNLAEFPPFLVNQYSLVTLDLSANSIAGGLPDSLCGTRMAVLDLSKNMLNNTIPTNFTRDCSVLEVFSLAGNHLEGDLPKEWGSLFKLRSLNLSDNHLGGAIPSSIAECQSLQVFDLGKNNFEGIIPEWIGNLSQLQILMLKSNKFQGEIPTQIIGLPNLQILDLSLNMLSGSIPSKLTKMLAMVNASQTSPELVGQEYTVKLAGYDILSNIGFRNQITASMKGQNLVYEIIKTNFKWIDLSNNNLSGGIPEEMGSLQGVIAVNLSRNNLSGWIPKTLGGMEQLESLDLSVNKLSGKIPLELQSLNYLEFLNLSFNMLEGKVPLGGQFLTFGESSYLSNSNISGIPFTNTTTTCKSFPCDGEGDDRENSDEEDDSDGEYEWWVVGAGLSYGLGFSIVIGVLTLSYKLRNIAFSLYDGLILNIFGRG, encoded by the exons ATGGAAGCTGCTCTGTCACATGGGACACAAGGCTTTCCAGTCAGAATAGTATTGCTGTTGATGTTATGGCTGATCGCTCTTCCTCCTCTTATTACAGCTGGAAATGCATGCCTGCTCGAAGAAAGAAATTATCTTCTCGATTTCAAGGAAGCTGTTGTAGATAAGTATAAAAGTTTAGATTCTTGGCAAGGATTAAATTGTTGCATGTGGAATGGCGTTGGTTGTGATTTCCACACAGGCCATGTCACTCGATTGGAATTGCAGGCATATGATTTGGGGGGCaagatccattcatccttatttcAACTTGCATATTTAGAATTTTTAGATCTTAGCTCTAATGATTTTTCAGATATTCCAATTCCCTCAGATTTAGGCAAGCTGAAAAGGCTCACTTTTCTTGACATGTATGGATCTGGGTTTTCAGGACCAATTCCCAAATCCCTTATTAACCTCACCTCTCTTCTCCATCTCGATCTTTCTTACAACTTTTTATCAGCAAAAATACCCGTTTGGTTTGAGAATCTCACTTCCCACTTGAATTCCCTTTATCTGTCTGCAAGTGATTTGTATGATTCAGTGCCTCCAAATCTCTTGCGCACTGCAGAAAGATTGCAAGAAATTGACATTTTTGGCAATTCTGATCTTGTGGGAGATATTTCTTTCATTGGAGAACAAAGGTCTTCATCACTGACTAGTATAAATCTTTCAGGTAACAAGTTTACAGGGGCGATCCCACCTTCTGTAGGTAACCATTCTGCCCTGGTCTATCTTGTCCTCCATGGCAACCAATTGAACGGTACAATTCCACCCACAATCTCAAAACTTGTTAACTTAAAACAACTTATGCTCTCTTCCAACAGTTTAAGTGGCGTATTTCCTCTGTCTCTGTTGAATAATCTCACTAGGCTTGAAGCTCTTTATCTTTCTGACAATCACTTAACTGTCAGAATTGATTCAACATGGATTCCACAGTTTGACAACCTTGGGTATTTGGCATTGGGTTCTTGTAATTTAGCTGAATTTCCCCCATTTCTTGTGAATCAGTACTCATTGGTAACGCTGGACTTGTCTGCTAACAGTATAGCCG GAGGCCTTCCAGATTCATTATGCGGCACAAGAATGGCAGTTCTTGACCTGTCAAAGAACATGCTGAACAACACTATTCCTACCAATTTCACCAGGGATTGTTCTGTTCTAGAAGTTTTCAGTCTGGCAGGAAATCATTTAGAAGGTGATCTGCCCAAAGAATGGGGAAGCCTTTTTAAACTTCGTAGTTTGAACTTAAGTGATAATCATCTGGGAGGAGCTATTCCATCATCAATTGCAGAATGTCAATCTCTACAAGTATTTGATTTGGGTAAAAATAATTTTGAAGGCATCATCCCTGAGTGGATTGGAAATCTATCCCAACTGCAGATTTTGATGCTGAAGTCCAATAAATTTCAAGGTGAAATTCCGACCCAGATAATTggtctcccaaatctgcaaattCTAGACCTTTCACTCAACATGCTTTCAGGGTCAATTCCAAGCAAGCTTACAAAAATGCTGGCAATGGTGAATGCATCACAGACTAGTCCAGAGCTTGTTGGTCAGGAGTACACGGTGAAACTAGCAGGCTATGACATATTAAGTAACATTGGCTTTAGAAATCAGATTACAGCTTCCATGAAAGGTCAGAATCTTGTGTATGAGAttatcaaaacaaattttaaatgGATTGATTTATCAAATAACAATTTATCAGGTGGCATTCCTGAAGAAATGGGATCCCTTCAAGGTGTAATAGCAGTCAATCTGTCAAGAAATAATTTGAGTGGCTGGATCCCCAAGACATTAGGAGGCATGGAACAGCTGGAATCTTTGGATCTGTCAGTAAACAAATTGAGTGGAAAGATTCCATTGGAACTTCAATCTCTCAACTATTTGGAATTCCTGAATCTGTCATTCAATATGCTTGAGGGAAAAGTACCCCTTGGAGGACAATTTCTAACATTTGGGGAGTCATCTTACCTAAGTAATTCCAATATTAGTGGGATTCCATTCACCAATACTACAACAACATGCAAGAGTTTCCCATGTGATGGAGAAGGAGATGACAGGGAgaatagtgatgaagaagatgattcaGATGGTGAGTATGAATGGTGGGTGGTAGGAGCAGGGTTGAGTTATGGGCTGGGATTCTCTATAGTGATTGGAGTGCTTACCCTGAGCTACAAGTTGAGAAATATTGCCTTCAGCTTGTACGACGGCCTGATTTTGAATATATTTGGAAGAGGATAG